A single genomic interval of Bacteroidales bacterium harbors:
- a CDS encoding DUF502 domain-containing protein: MAKIVRFFLQGLILIAPLAITIYALVMLFEFVDGLLIVALTNLTGIKIPGLGLVIILVTITFIGYLGGTILFKPILNSLDKIISQAPLVKIIYTSIKDFMSAFVGKDKKFTEPVLVRVNKDAELYKLGFITQHDLTKLGIEKGMVAVYLPHSYNFSGNLFIIAAENVTAIDASPTEVMKFIVTAGVTSIPESHHHEASLTEDKANN; this comes from the coding sequence ATGGCAAAGATTGTTCGGTTTTTCCTGCAGGGACTTATACTTATTGCTCCATTAGCAATTACAATCTATGCATTGGTGATGCTTTTTGAGTTTGTGGATGGATTGTTGATTGTGGCACTCACAAACCTCACAGGAATAAAGATCCCCGGACTAGGATTGGTAATAATCCTTGTAACCATTACATTTATTGGTTATCTTGGAGGAACCATCCTCTTTAAACCAATTCTGAATTCACTGGACAAAATCATCAGCCAGGCTCCATTGGTAAAAATCATCTATACTTCTATAAAAGATTTCATGTCAGCCTTTGTAGGGAAGGATAAGAAATTTACCGAGCCTGTGCTTGTTAGGGTTAATAAAGATGCTGAACTCTATAAACTGGGGTTCATCACACAGCATGACCTCACTAAACTAGGCATTGAAAAAGGAATGGTTGCTGTTTATCTGCCTCATTCCTATAACTTTTCAGGCAATCTGTTCATTATTGCTGCTGAAAATGTTACTGCTATTGACGCATCACCCACAGAGGTGATGAAGTTTATTGTTACAGCCGGTGTAACCAGTATACCGGAAAGTCACCACCACGAAGCATCCTTAACCGAGGATAAGGCCAATAATTAA
- a CDS encoding CehA/McbA family metallohydrolase encodes MNRVSVSLAFVLLLLACRIEAQPVLDGYKVYYGDLHNHCNVSDGQGTVDAAYNYAKNTSQLDFFGLSDHANLMSQSEWTLIKNTANAYNEDSVFAAFYGFEWTTYFSYGHVTVVNTDDFCSSGSPTNTFVGLMNWLGTRNGIAFFNHPGWDALAFNEFDHFADPPSDKFVGIELFNDQDGFSKYYYNNGYYNNDGNKGYYDEALIRDWKIGAAGGDDNHTANWGNKTPWRVGVLATALTRTDIFSAFQARRFFSTMDKNLVVSININGFDMGSTIQGGNWNAVVEAFDGDNELITDIKLMKNGSLLLTWDQDDTHPIASFPVACADGDYFYAIVHEADGNEAISSPVFISGIAQPPLITLTAPTNGAIFPSGSNISMAATASDSDGSITWVKFYLDDVLIGQDSLAPYTYSWNNASTGTYSIYARAFDFTGLVTGSDTIVVTIDPPPTLSVTPESRQVSYEPGTTTYEVSSNIGWVVSSDQTWCSVTPAGSGNALIEVSYSENLSPSPRTAIITIDGPGLPPVNVTVNQDGVPSRMLNLGLLLQGLYLEAGQMRPASDASGNPFFGQGIADKIIVELHETGDYSSIVYSSEPSNLLIDGSAVVLIPEIYGGNYFVTVKHRNSITVVSAQPLSFAVSAVELDFRLEGTAFMDNMQVLPEGERLMFAGDINQDGVVDMNDVNLIEYEAGIFLSGYRPTDINGDGCIDSSDLIRVDNNARSNVSAVFP; translated from the coding sequence ATGAACCGAGTATCAGTGTCCCTGGCTTTCGTGCTATTATTATTGGCATGCAGAATTGAAGCCCAACCCGTATTAGACGGTTATAAAGTATATTATGGTGATCTGCATAATCATTGTAATGTTTCTGATGGACAAGGCACAGTTGATGCAGCTTATAACTATGCTAAAAATACATCACAACTCGATTTCTTTGGACTCTCCGATCATGCAAACCTGATGAGCCAAAGCGAATGGACATTAATTAAGAATACTGCCAATGCCTATAACGAGGATTCGGTGTTTGCAGCATTCTATGGTTTTGAATGGACAACCTACTTCAGTTATGGGCATGTCACAGTGGTAAACACCGATGATTTCTGCTCGAGTGGCTCTCCTACCAATACCTTTGTGGGGTTAATGAATTGGCTGGGAACCCGGAATGGGATTGCCTTTTTTAACCACCCGGGCTGGGATGCTTTAGCTTTTAATGAATTTGATCATTTTGCCGATCCTCCATCCGATAAATTTGTGGGTATTGAACTTTTTAATGATCAGGATGGATTCAGCAAGTATTATTACAATAATGGATATTATAATAATGATGGTAACAAAGGGTATTATGATGAAGCCTTAATCCGCGACTGGAAGATTGGGGCTGCAGGTGGTGACGATAACCATACGGCCAACTGGGGAAATAAAACACCCTGGAGGGTAGGGGTCTTGGCTACTGCTTTAACAAGGACAGATATCTTCAGTGCTTTTCAAGCCAGGCGATTCTTTTCCACTATGGACAAGAACCTGGTTGTTTCGATCAATATTAACGGGTTCGATATGGGCTCAACTATTCAGGGGGGTAATTGGAATGCAGTGGTTGAAGCATTTGATGGCGATAATGAACTGATTACAGATATTAAACTGATGAAGAATGGATCCCTTTTACTAACATGGGATCAGGATGATACGCATCCAATAGCTTCATTTCCCGTTGCTTGTGCCGATGGTGACTACTTCTATGCGATAGTGCATGAAGCGGATGGGAATGAAGCCATTTCTTCCCCGGTATTCATTTCAGGCATTGCACAACCGCCCTTAATTACACTTACGGCCCCAACCAATGGAGCCATTTTTCCTTCCGGTTCCAATATCTCTATGGCCGCAACGGCATCCGACAGCGATGGTTCAATCACCTGGGTCAAATTCTACCTGGATGATGTATTAATTGGCCAGGATAGTCTGGCTCCTTATACTTACTCGTGGAACAATGCCAGCACCGGAACTTACAGTATTTATGCCAGGGCTTTTGATTTCACAGGCTTAGTTACTGGTTCGGATACTATTGTCGTTACGATCGACCCTCCCCCGACGCTTTCGGTTACACCTGAATCCAGGCAAGTTAGCTATGAACCTGGAACCACGACCTATGAAGTTAGTTCTAACATAGGGTGGGTGGTAAGTTCTGATCAGACGTGGTGTTCTGTAACTCCTGCCGGATCAGGAAATGCATTGATAGAAGTATCGTATAGTGAAAATCTTTCTCCATCGCCGAGGACGGCTATCATTACTATTGACGGCCCGGGCTTGCCTCCTGTAAATGTTACAGTTAACCAGGATGGAGTCCCTTCCCGGATGCTTAACCTTGGTTTACTTTTGCAAGGATTATACCTCGAAGCAGGACAGATGCGGCCGGCATCGGATGCGTCAGGAAATCCTTTTTTTGGACAAGGAATTGCTGACAAGATTATAGTTGAACTTCATGAAACCGGCGATTATTCCAGTATTGTGTATTCCTCCGAACCTTCAAACCTGCTTATTGATGGTTCTGCGGTAGTATTGATTCCGGAGATTTATGGGGGTAATTATTTTGTGACTGTTAAACACCGGAATAGCATAACTGTTGTAAGTGCCCAGCCCTTATCATTCGCGGTATCTGCAGTAGAGTTGGATTTCAGGTTGGAAGGAACGGCTTTTATGGATAATATGCAGGTTTTGCCCGAGGGAGAAAGGCTGATGTTTGCAGGTGATATTAACCAGGATGGAGTTGTGGATATGAACGATGTAAACCTGATAGAATATGAAGCAGGTATTTTCTTGTCGGGGTACAGACCCACTGATATTAACGGCGATGGATGCATCGATAGTTCAGATCTGATCCGGGTGGATAATAATGCCCGTTCGAATGTGAGTGCTGTCTTTCCTTAA
- a CDS encoding T9SS type A sorting domain-containing protein: MKKLLILFLLIGSFKAISQTSLYHPFPDSNATWNFDYTQAQCMFGFGFEEYSITLSGDTTINGTSCQKLTVPFVDFSSLGSCSPYNTPGYKGAIREDEQQRKVYFIAPSETTEQLLYDFNLLLGDTIQGVLSTFTFSPAIVESIDSVKIGETYRKSWNINNWYGISIIEGLGSSFGLIQPTPGYITDASTFVLNCFRQDGITLYPDNTIPCGLITSIPIFNNCDDHCKVFPNPSKGSFTIWQESGESLENVFIVNMPGNIVFQRSEIQSPNLTINGITPGIYLLQVVKDKRLQSVQKIIIYP, encoded by the coding sequence ATGAAAAAGTTACTCATTCTCTTTCTTTTGATAGGTTCTTTTAAGGCCATTTCCCAGACAAGCCTTTATCATCCTTTTCCAGATAGCAATGCCACCTGGAACTTTGATTACACCCAGGCACAATGCATGTTTGGTTTTGGCTTTGAAGAATACTCTATTACTCTTTCAGGAGATACTACTATCAATGGAACATCCTGCCAGAAACTGACAGTTCCATTTGTTGATTTTAGTTCATTAGGCTCATGCTCACCTTACAATACTCCCGGATATAAAGGTGCGATCAGGGAAGATGAACAACAGAGAAAAGTCTACTTTATAGCACCATCTGAAACAACAGAACAACTTCTTTATGATTTTAATCTTCTGTTAGGAGATACAATTCAGGGAGTACTTTCAACATTTACTTTTTCACCTGCCATTGTTGAATCCATTGATTCTGTAAAGATTGGAGAAACGTATCGCAAAAGTTGGAATATCAACAACTGGTATGGAATTTCGATCATTGAAGGTTTAGGTTCCTCATTTGGGTTGATACAACCTACTCCCGGATATATAACTGATGCTTCTACCTTTGTACTTAACTGTTTCCGTCAGGATGGTATCACACTATATCCCGACAATACAATTCCCTGCGGGTTAATAACATCAATACCCATATTTAACAATTGCGATGATCATTGCAAGGTTTTTCCAAATCCTTCTAAAGGCTCATTTACGATATGGCAGGAGTCCGGCGAGAGTCTGGAAAATGTGTTTATTGTTAACATGCCTGGCAACATCGTGTTTCAGCGTTCCGAAATTCAATCTCCGAATCTCACTATAAATGGGATAACACCAGGCATTTATCTGCTACAGGTTGTTAAAGACAAAAGATTACAATCAGTGCAGAAGATTATCATTTATCCCTAA
- a CDS encoding tetratricopeptide repeat protein has translation MKQFTIITEGKMYSDAFQSGKALIDFEKAIRLKKNFADAYNYRGVERAKMGLHKEALSDYDSAIISNPNYQLSYYNKGTSQASTGDYEGAIVSFSKAIELDSKHVLSYLNRGNCYVQLQDYKSGIADFSSAISHEPKNKDAYFNRGLHIICRATDSCAPTGEFLQQWAMTRLRATLKNTASKIIKS, from the coding sequence ATGAAGCAATTTACTATTATTACAGAGGGAAAAATGTACAGTGATGCTTTCCAGAGTGGTAAGGCACTGATAGATTTCGAAAAAGCCATACGATTAAAAAAGAACTTTGCAGATGCTTATAATTACCGTGGGGTAGAACGAGCTAAAATGGGTTTACATAAAGAAGCATTGTCAGATTACGACTCTGCCATTATCAGTAATCCAAATTACCAGCTAAGTTATTACAACAAAGGTACATCCCAGGCCTCAACAGGAGATTACGAGGGAGCAATCGTTAGCTTTAGTAAAGCTATTGAACTCGATTCAAAACATGTCCTGAGCTATCTCAACAGGGGAAACTGCTACGTTCAGTTACAGGATTACAAATCGGGTATAGCTGATTTCAGTTCTGCTATCTCTCATGAGCCAAAAAATAAGGACGCCTATTTCAACAGGGGGCTGCACATTATTTGTCGGGCGACGGACTCATGTGCCCCGACTGGAGAATTTCTGCAGCAATGGGCAATGACAAGGCTAAGGGCTACCTTGAAAAATACTGCAAGTAAGATTATAAAATCTTAA
- the lpxB gene encoding lipid-A-disaccharide synthase yields MKYYVIAGEASGDLHGSRLIREIKLLDPSAEFRCWGGDRMQQAGGTIVKHYKDLAFMGFLEVLLNLRTILKNIKFCKSDIDTWKPDTVLLVDYPGFNMRIAKYAHDKGIRIVYYISPQVWAWRQSRIHNIHKRTDLAFVVLPFEKDFHAKFGYHVEFVGHPLLDTINEFIPDPSFIKEYGLEGKPVIAVVPGSRKQEISRILPIMLSIIPEFKEYQFVIAGVNSLGEGFYKKFTRDLPIKVITGKTYDLLHFSKAAIVTSGTATLETGLIGTPQVVCYRMSFITALLAWMLVKVEFISLVNLVLGKQAVKELIQYRFTKSALSKELHSILQDENKYSQMKSDYKEMKTKLGENGASAKAAKLIVENHQ; encoded by the coding sequence ATGAAATACTACGTAATAGCAGGAGAAGCATCCGGGGACCTGCATGGTTCACGCTTAATCAGGGAAATCAAATTACTTGATCCTTCCGCTGAGTTCAGGTGTTGGGGAGGTGATCGCATGCAACAAGCCGGAGGCACAATTGTAAAGCATTACAAGGACCTGGCTTTTATGGGATTCCTGGAAGTTTTGCTTAATCTTAGGACTATCCTAAAGAATATTAAGTTCTGTAAATCTGATATTGATACCTGGAAACCAGATACCGTGCTATTGGTCGACTATCCCGGATTTAATATGAGAATTGCAAAATATGCCCATGATAAAGGAATCAGGATAGTGTATTATATTTCCCCGCAAGTTTGGGCCTGGCGTCAAAGTCGCATACATAATATCCATAAAAGAACGGACCTGGCTTTTGTAGTCCTTCCATTTGAAAAAGACTTCCATGCTAAATTCGGATATCATGTAGAATTTGTTGGTCACCCTTTATTAGATACGATCAATGAGTTTATTCCAGACCCATCATTTATTAAGGAATATGGTTTGGAAGGCAAACCAGTTATTGCAGTTGTACCGGGCAGCAGGAAACAGGAGATTTCACGAATTCTCCCCATTATGCTTAGTATCATCCCTGAATTCAAAGAATACCAGTTTGTGATTGCAGGAGTAAATTCCCTGGGAGAAGGTTTTTATAAGAAATTTACCAGGGATTTACCGATAAAAGTAATTACCGGGAAAACCTATGACCTTCTACATTTTTCTAAAGCGGCAATAGTTACCTCAGGCACAGCCACTCTTGAAACCGGACTCATCGGAACACCCCAGGTGGTTTGCTATAGGATGAGTTTTATTACAGCCTTGCTGGCATGGATGCTGGTTAAAGTTGAATTTATTTCACTCGTTAACCTGGTACTTGGGAAACAAGCAGTAAAAGAACTGATTCAATATCGATTTACAAAGAGTGCCCTTTCAAAGGAACTTCACTCGATATTGCAAGATGAGAATAAGTATTCTCAAATGAAATCTGATTATAAAGAGATGAAAACCAAATTAGGAGAGAACGGAGCTTCAGCAAAAGCAGCGAAACTAATTGTTGAAAATCATCAGTAA
- a CDS encoding DUF2520 domain-containing protein translates to MTFPSEIRSISLIGAGNVAWHLGKGLKRKGYLIREVYSRNEDSAQKLANELGCFHTSSLLNLRQDTDLFILAVTDSAISSVVKELKLKNQIVVHTAGSINMEALASLSSEYGILYPLQTFSKDIPLDLTRVPIFIEASGQTTLRLLEKLASDLSDIVRFADSRQRMMLHVAAVFASNYTNLMFTMASDILRKEGLNFDDLKPLITETSRKACLGDPAMVQTGPAKRNDLEVIQKHIDLLASQPEYAELYRLLAEKIISRFNA, encoded by the coding sequence ATGACCTTCCCTTCCGAAATCCGGAGTATTAGTCTGATTGGTGCCGGAAATGTTGCCTGGCACCTGGGGAAAGGATTGAAAAGAAAAGGATACCTGATCAGAGAGGTGTACAGCCGAAATGAAGATTCTGCACAAAAGCTGGCAAACGAACTTGGTTGTTTCCACACTTCCTCTCTTTTGAACCTCCGACAGGACACGGATCTATTCATACTTGCTGTTACTGATTCAGCGATTTCATCAGTTGTTAAAGAACTCAAACTGAAGAATCAAATAGTCGTGCATACAGCAGGTTCAATAAATATGGAGGCACTGGCAAGCCTATCTTCCGAATATGGTATCCTTTACCCTCTCCAGACCTTCTCAAAAGATATCCCACTGGATCTCACAAGAGTTCCAATATTTATTGAAGCTTCAGGGCAAACAACACTCAGACTTTTAGAAAAACTTGCTTCCGATCTTTCAGATATTGTTCGTTTTGCAGATAGCAGGCAGAGAATGATGTTACATGTTGCGGCTGTTTTTGCCTCAAATTATACCAACCTCATGTTCACGATGGCCAGTGATATCCTTCGGAAGGAAGGTCTGAACTTTGACGATCTTAAACCTCTGATAACCGAAACATCCAGGAAAGCCTGCCTGGGGGATCCAGCGATGGTCCAGACAGGACCGGCGAAAAGAAATGATCTTGAGGTAATTCAGAAACACATTGACTTACTTGCTTCTCAGCCTGAATATGCAGAACTTTACCGATTGTTGGCTGAAAAAATCATCTCAAGATTCAATGCTTAA
- a CDS encoding adenylate kinase — translation MLNIALFGPPGAGKGTQSEFLVKKYNLFYISTGVLLRKEMAEKTKLGIEAQHIIASGGLVPDEIIVQIIEKTITENTGSNGFLFDGFPRTYIQAYILEGLMIKLNTSLNCLISLSVPEEESVSRLMNRGKTSGRSDDNEEVIRNRLREYNEKTLPVLQFYRDRGIYFEVDGTLSIEKVHEKIKSIVALELSKSLFNIVLFGYPGSGRGSQGIALAKHFGLEYVATGPMLDHEIRKKTETGKRITELYENGQLVPDEIVVQLIEKKLEESKGIKGFIFKGYPRTLVQSYILDGLLKKHNSSISMVIEIEVPTLELISRLDTRSKTERCMPYDNSTAKIVKRLQEHELKTMPVIQKYNQLHGVSKVDGLGSFEEVFGRISSEIEGKFRSIR, via the coding sequence ATGCTCAATATCGCATTATTTGGCCCTCCGGGAGCAGGAAAAGGAACCCAATCAGAATTCCTTGTAAAGAAATATAACCTGTTCTATATTTCAACAGGTGTTTTACTTCGTAAGGAAATGGCTGAAAAAACCAAATTAGGCATTGAAGCCCAGCATATCATTGCCTCTGGTGGACTGGTTCCTGACGAAATCATCGTTCAGATCATTGAAAAAACCATTACTGAGAATACCGGTTCAAATGGCTTCCTGTTCGATGGATTCCCCAGGACCTATATTCAGGCATATATTCTGGAAGGACTCATGATCAAACTGAATACTTCTCTGAATTGCCTGATCAGCCTTAGCGTGCCGGAAGAGGAATCGGTGAGCAGGCTGATGAACAGGGGAAAGACTTCCGGACGTTCTGATGACAATGAAGAGGTAATCAGGAACCGTTTGCGTGAATACAATGAAAAAACGCTGCCAGTGCTTCAGTTTTATCGCGACAGAGGTATCTATTTTGAAGTTGATGGAACGCTCAGTATCGAAAAGGTTCATGAAAAAATAAAGTCAATTGTTGCCCTTGAATTAAGCAAGAGCCTTTTCAATATTGTTTTATTCGGTTATCCTGGATCCGGCAGGGGGTCGCAGGGAATAGCACTGGCAAAGCATTTCGGCCTCGAATATGTAGCTACTGGCCCGATGCTCGATCATGAGATCAGAAAAAAAACAGAAACAGGGAAAAGAATAACTGAACTCTATGAAAACGGACAACTTGTTCCTGATGAGATAGTTGTTCAACTCATTGAAAAGAAACTGGAAGAAAGTAAGGGGATAAAAGGATTCATCTTTAAAGGATATCCCCGAACACTGGTGCAATCCTATATTCTCGATGGACTGCTGAAGAAGCATAATTCTTCCATTTCAATGGTGATTGAGATAGAAGTTCCTACCCTTGAACTGATCAGCAGGCTGGATACCAGGAGCAAAACCGAACGATGTATGCCTTACGACAACAGTACGGCAAAAATTGTTAAGCGATTGCAGGAGCATGAATTAAAAACCATGCCAGTTATTCAGAAATACAACCAGCTTCATGGGGTGAGCAAGGTGGATGGACTGGGTTCCTTTGAGGAGGTTTTTGGAAGAATTTCCTCTGAAATTGAAGGAAAGTTCCGGAGCATCAGGTAA
- the surE gene encoding 5'/3'-nucleotidase SurE, producing the protein MIKPKILITNDDGISAPGLRYLIGIMRNLGDVTVIAPDKPQSGMAHAVTIQTPLRIHEIAKEEGYEEYSCNGTPVDCVKLGQKVIMRQNPDLIVSGINHGSNSSINILYSGTMAAVLEGAMEDIPSIGFSLNDYSYYADFSHCGDYITTICNNVLEKGLHTGVCLNVNFPAKNDEVLQGVKVARQGRAIWDESFDERKDPHKRNYYWLQGRFVDLDEGTDTDQWAIRNNYVSVVPVHIDLTSYLSIKQLNDWDFSIENK; encoded by the coding sequence ATGATAAAACCTAAGATACTGATTACAAACGATGATGGCATTTCTGCACCTGGTTTAAGATACCTGATTGGTATTATGCGAAACCTGGGAGATGTAACAGTTATTGCTCCTGATAAGCCTCAGTCCGGGATGGCACATGCTGTTACCATCCAGACTCCACTCAGGATTCATGAAATTGCAAAAGAAGAAGGATACGAAGAATATAGCTGCAACGGAACGCCTGTCGATTGTGTTAAACTTGGTCAGAAAGTGATCATGAGGCAAAATCCGGATCTTATTGTTTCCGGAATCAATCATGGGTCTAACTCTTCTATCAATATTTTGTATTCAGGAACTATGGCTGCTGTATTGGAAGGAGCCATGGAGGATATTCCATCGATTGGGTTTTCGTTGAATGACTATTCTTATTATGCTGATTTCAGCCATTGTGGGGATTATATTACCACTATATGCAATAATGTCCTTGAGAAAGGGCTGCATACCGGAGTATGCCTGAATGTGAACTTCCCGGCAAAGAACGATGAAGTGCTCCAAGGGGTGAAGGTTGCCAGGCAGGGAAGAGCAATCTGGGATGAATCCTTCGATGAACGTAAAGACCCTCATAAACGCAATTATTACTGGCTTCAGGGCCGCTTCGTAGACCTGGATGAAGGCACAGATACTGATCAATGGGCAATCAGGAATAATTATGTCAGTGTTGTCCCTGTTCATATCGACCTGACTTCTTACCTGTCCATTAAACAGTTGAATGACTGGGATTTTTCAATAGAAAATAAATAG
- a CDS encoding HAD-IIIA family hydrolase — protein sequence MSNYKERLLKINTFIFDYDGVLTDGTVILMSNGEALRTANVKDGYALQLAMKKGYRIAIISGAYSESVKKRFESLRVSDVFLGVERKIEVFEEYLAEHGLSTEEVLFMGDDIPDYEIMRKVGVPTCPSDAAEEIKALATYISHHNGGHGCVRDVIEQVLKVQGQWMNEDAYHW from the coding sequence ATGTCAAATTATAAGGAACGCCTCCTCAAGATCAATACTTTCATTTTTGACTACGATGGAGTACTAACAGATGGTACAGTAATCCTCATGAGTAACGGGGAAGCTTTGCGGACTGCCAATGTCAAAGATGGATATGCCTTACAGCTTGCTATGAAAAAGGGATATCGCATCGCCATCATATCCGGAGCTTATTCTGAATCAGTAAAAAAACGCTTTGAATCATTACGGGTAAGTGATGTTTTCCTCGGAGTAGAACGCAAAATAGAAGTTTTTGAAGAATATCTTGCCGAACATGGCCTCAGCACTGAAGAAGTTCTGTTCATGGGTGATGATATCCCTGATTATGAAATCATGCGTAAGGTAGGGGTTCCCACATGTCCTTCTGATGCGGCTGAAGAAATCAAGGCACTGGCAACATATATTTCACATCATAACGGAGGACATGGATGCGTACGCGATGTGATTGAGCAGGTTCTGAAAGTCCAGGGACAGTGGATGAATGAAGATGCTTACCATTGGTGA
- a CDS encoding geranylgeranylglycerol-phosphate geranylgeranyltransferase translates to MKSLITLIRLPNLVIIALTMYAFRYFVVKPYYSMSGTDFQMGTTAFGLMVMITMLIAVTGYLINDYHDIDIDLVNRPDRPSVDGNFNAGILKGSALALSLLSLAGMMLLSYMMGTSTPLIPLILALISVWWYAIRLKKSLVWGNLAVSFMSSLTLGMAWFFEWILLKRSGINLYETKPISKIAIGIVVFAFLLSFIREIIKDVEDMEGDSRHGCRSVPIVLGVKKTRFLLLGLCIVLLALLIIGQVFLSKMDFPMVVAWLIFAVELPMLVLILLLFRAKSKASFHRLSTLVKWIMVGGIASMAWIWINFKL, encoded by the coding sequence TTGAAGTCGCTTATCACACTCATCCGATTACCAAACCTGGTCATTATTGCATTGACAATGTATGCATTCAGGTATTTCGTTGTGAAGCCTTATTATTCGATGAGTGGCACTGATTTTCAGATGGGAACAACTGCTTTCGGGCTAATGGTGATGATTACCATGCTCATAGCAGTAACAGGCTATTTAATCAATGATTATCATGATATCGATATTGATCTTGTAAATCGCCCCGACAGACCTTCTGTTGATGGTAATTTCAATGCAGGTATTCTAAAGGGAAGTGCCCTTGCCTTGAGTTTACTGAGCCTGGCCGGAATGATGTTACTATCCTATATGATGGGTACCTCTACACCCTTGATTCCACTCATACTTGCTTTAATATCTGTCTGGTGGTATGCTATCCGGCTTAAAAAAAGCCTGGTTTGGGGAAATCTTGCTGTGTCGTTCATGTCATCGTTAACACTTGGAATGGCCTGGTTTTTTGAATGGATTTTGCTGAAACGTTCTGGCATCAATCTTTATGAAACAAAACCTATTTCAAAAATTGCTATTGGTATAGTAGTGTTTGCCTTCCTGCTCAGTTTCATCAGGGAAATTATCAAAGATGTGGAAGACATGGAAGGTGACTCCCGCCATGGCTGCCGGTCAGTTCCGATTGTACTCGGGGTAAAAAAAACACGATTTCTTTTGCTTGGATTGTGCATAGTGCTTCTCGCTCTGCTCATAATTGGACAGGTTTTTTTAAGTAAAATGGATTTCCCAATGGTTGTGGCCTGGTTGATATTTGCTGTGGAGTTACCGATGTTAGTGTTAATACTATTGCTCTTCCGGGCAAAATCAAAGGCATCATTCCACAGACTAAGTACTTTGGTAAAATGGATTATGGTTGGAGGTATTGCTTCAATGGCCTGGATCTGGATAAACTTTAAACTTTGA
- the maf gene encoding septum formation protein Maf — protein MIPHSFPEHRFLLGSKSPRRQHLLKELGLQYELVDIDVEEIYPEELKGVEIARYLCELKANAFNISAYPDKSLLITADTIVWLDGMYIGKPSGKKEAIEMLKMLSGKTHQVFTGVCLKSNHSLHVFHAETSVSFKILSDAEIHFYIDHHRPYDKAGSYGIQDWIGYTGVTGIQGCYYNVMGFPVQLFWEELKKFLKDDTH, from the coding sequence ATGATACCACACAGCTTTCCTGAACACCGGTTTCTTCTCGGTTCAAAATCGCCCCGTCGGCAACATCTGCTTAAAGAACTAGGCTTACAATATGAATTAGTGGATATTGATGTGGAGGAAATCTATCCTGAAGAGCTTAAAGGTGTTGAAATTGCAAGGTATTTATGTGAACTTAAAGCCAATGCATTCAACATCTCAGCATATCCTGACAAGTCATTACTTATCACTGCAGACACCATTGTATGGCTGGATGGGATGTATATCGGAAAGCCTTCCGGGAAAAAGGAGGCCATCGAAATGCTGAAAATGTTATCAGGTAAAACACACCAGGTATTTACAGGAGTTTGTCTGAAATCGAATCATTCATTACATGTTTTCCATGCTGAAACATCAGTCAGTTTCAAAATCCTTTCTGATGCTGAGATACATTTTTACATCGACCACCATCGTCCTTATGATAAGGCGGGTTCTTATGGGATACAAGACTGGATAGGGTATACCGGGGTAACCGGCATTCAAGGGTGTTATTACAATGTAATGGGATTTCCGGTGCAATTGTTTTGGGAGGAATTAAAAAAATTCCTTAAAGATGATACGCACTAG